A genomic stretch from Lathyrus oleraceus cultivar Zhongwan6 chromosome 2, CAAS_Psat_ZW6_1.0, whole genome shotgun sequence includes:
- the LOC127122357 gene encoding uncharacterized protein LOC127122357, whose product MSDKGKFVASNTANASHSKKHDDANVVIDLEDGSSDDQEESLIHHIKPSVAKRMKTHKGKFVAELMSAREAKKTDVIGPSKPWSKVEIKKRKVKDDSEPEEDVEEDVSDISPAKKTTVRKSLVKRRVAVERELGKDVADMKEVMDLIQAVGLLKTVVGFSQCYEGLVKEFIVNIPEDIFDKNSKDFCKVYVRGRNNEGAGELEVTDNQHLPAGKLTIKYAILHKIGSSNWVPTNHISTIANTLGRFIFAVGTKVKFDYGRYMFDQIIKHATTNAVKLPIAFPSMICGIILNQNPGILCSNDLPSRRKPALSVHYKLFEGSHVEDIVMTSAMRRPVSKVGAIAELKETCKELGEGIRVATARKQSLEALIESLEQAEGENVEHANVSHEEEAEAHTSSERSANNDDASGNSASGAAEEAANSSSTE is encoded by the exons ATGTCTGACAAAGGGAAATTTGTGGCCTCTAACACGGCTAATGCTTCCCACTCTAAGAAGCATGATGATGCAAATGTTGTGATTGATCTAGAGGATGGTAGCTCTGATGATCAAGAGGAAAGCTTGATTCATCATATAAAGCCAAGTGTGGCTAAACGCATGAAGACTCACAAAGGAAAATTTGTGGCTGAACTTATGTCAGCTAGAGAAGCTAAGAAGACTGATGTCATTGGTCCCTCCAAACCATGGAGCAAGGTTGAAATAAAGAAGAGGAAGGTCAAAGATGATTCTGAGCCTGAAgaggatgttgaggaagatgtctCTGACATTTCGCCTGCAAAGAAAACTACTGTTAGGAAGTCTCTTGTTAAA AGAAGGGTAGCTGTGGAAAGGGAATTGGGAAAAGATGTTGCTGATATGAAGGAAGTCATGGACCTGATACAAGCTGTTGGGCTTTTGAAGACTGTTGTTGGGTTCTCTCAATGCTACGAAGGTTTAGTCAAGGAATTTATTGTTAATATTCCTGAGGATATTTTTGATAAGAACAGCAAGGATTTCTGCAAGGTGTATGTGAGGG GCAGAAATAATGAGGGTGCAGGAGAATTAGAGGTTACAGACAATCAG catcttcctgctgGGAAGTTGACTATCAAGTATGCTATCCTGCATAAAATAGGATCTTCTAACTGGGTCCCTACCAACCATATCTCCACCATTGCTAATACTCTTGGGAGGTTTATTTTTGCTGTTGGGACAAAAGTGAAATTTGACTATGGTAGATATATGTTTGATCAAATCATCAAGCATGCAACTACTAATGCAGTTAAGCTGCCAATTGCTTTTCCCTCTATGATTTGTGGAATTATCTTGAATCAAAATCCTGGTATTTTATGCTCAAATGATTTACCTAGTAGGAGAAAACCAGCTCTGTCTGTGCACTACAAACTCTTTGAAGGGAGTCATGTCGaggatattgtcatgacatctgccatgAGGAGGCCAGTCTCAAAAGTTGGAGCAATTGCTGAGCTTAAGGAGACATGCAAAGAGCTAGGTGAAGGGATTAGGGTAGCCACAGCTAGAAAACAATCTTTGGAAGCCTTGATTGAAAGCTTGGAGCAGGCTGAGGGTGAAAATGTTGAACATGCTAATGTCAGCCATGAAGAAGAAgctgaagcccacacctctagtgagaggtctgctAACAATGATGATGCGAGTGGTAATTCTGCTTCTGGTGCTGCTGAAGAGGCTGCAAACTCAAGCTCTACTGAGTAG